In Odontesthes bonariensis isolate fOdoBon6 chromosome 20, fOdoBon6.hap1, whole genome shotgun sequence, a genomic segment contains:
- the LOC142370048 gene encoding uncharacterized protein LOC142370048, translating to MELYWYIVVIVFIIIKIFFYVCWYRSRQRQLAAYLSNTRNAQIVIVGGRAYLHQMCERQSQTSVWPNWYGVQDDLSIEEPSTALPPTASIAHLDMPPPYEAVSGEDDLKPPPYSECAQVDEAPPPPPSNDTPLISGGGTFVSVNEAPPPYTLTPPARVGQQD from the exons ATGGAGCTGTACTGGTACAT AGTTGTCATCGTATTCATCATCATCAAGATATTCTTCTACGTGTGCTGGTACCGGTCGAGGCAGAGGCAGCTGGCAGCATACCTGAGCAACACACGCAACGCACAGATTGTCATTGTCGGAGGCAGGGCCTACCTTCATCAGATGTGCGAAAGACAGAGT CAAACATCCGTCTGGCCTAATTGGTACGGAGTGCAGGATGATCTGTCGATAGAGGAGCCCTCCACAGCCCTGCCGCCAACCGCGTCCATCGCCCACCTGGACATGCCACCCCCATATGAGGCGGTTTCTGGAG AGGACGATCTGAAGCCCCCTCCCTACAGTGAGTGTGCCCAGGTCGATGAggcccccccacctcctccctCCAATGATACTCCTCTCATTTCTGGGGGAGGAACCTTTGTAAGCGTCAACGAAGCCCCTCCCCCATACACACTGACTCCCCCCGCACGAGTCGGTCAACAAGACTGA
- the timm21 gene encoding mitochondrial import inner membrane translocase subunit Tim21, whose translation MAYVQILKALHRNLQHTASQLSVQRCKLAQVGVLVLTRRTTSSIPQLALLRTEAAASQQRRRSISLDFAARNKSSPEDRDKSVSRYQSGSVKPSAAQKVKEAGRDFTYLIVVLIGLGVTGGLLYVVFQELFSSSSPNKVYGRAFGKVKSHPEVIGAFGEPIKCYGETTRRGRRQQVSHLEYLKDGLKHMRLKFYIEGSEPGLKGTVHTESKENPETGKYEFRYIFVEVDTYPSRTIVVEDNR comes from the exons ATGGCTTATGTGCAAATTTTGAAAGCCCTGCACAGAAATCTGCAACACACAGCGTCGCAGTTGTCCGTGCAGAGATGCAAACTCGCACAGGTCGGCGTGCTCGTCCTCACGCGTAGGACAACGTCCTCAATACCGCAGCTGGCCCTCCTCAGGACTGAGGCGGCGGCGTCCCAACAGAGACGGCGGAGTATTTCTCTCGACTTTGCAGCCAGAAACAAAAGCAGCCCCGAGGACAGAGACAAGTCAGTGTCCAGGTATCAGAGTGGCAGCGTCAAGCCTTCAGCAGCACAAAAAG TGAAAGAGGCTGGAAGAGACTTCACCTACCTGATAGTTGTTCTCATCGGGCTCGGAGTGACAG gcgGGCTGTTGTATGTGGTGTTCCAGGAGCTGTTTTCCTCCTCAAGCCCAAATAAAGTTTATGGGAGAGCCTTTGGCAAAGTTAAATCTCACCCGGAG GTGATTGGTGCATTTGGAGAGCCAATCAAGTGTTATGGCGAGACCACGCGTCGAGGGAGGAGACAGCAAGTTAG TCATCTGGAGTACCTGAAGGACGGACTGAAGCATATGAGACTAAAGTTTTACATTGAAGGCTCAGAGCCAGGCCTTAAGGGAACTGTACATACGGAGTCAAAAGAG AATCCTGAAACTGGGAAATACGAGTTTCGTTATATATTTGTGGAGGTAGACACCTACCCCAGTCGGACTATCGTTGTGGAAGACAACAGATGA